The window CGCTGGCTCACTGTTCACTGTTCACTGTTTTAAGAATCAGGAAGGAACGCAGTTTGCACCGTATAGACGAGGAGCGTGGCCTTGTATGTAAGAAAACCCAAAAAAATGGGCATTACGTGTAGATCGTTCCATTGAGTTGCTAGTATAATCAACCCAATAAATAAAGCAAAACGATTTTTGCTTAGACGATTTTTCTCAGCACCCAATCGCTCAACGTCGTTAGCCAGCATCTTTAAGTAAACCACACCTGTACACGCCCCAATTAAATAATTCAGGGCAATGTTTAGTGAATAAAAAATCCACACAGAGATAAATATAATCCCCGTCAAAACAAGTGTGATTACCAACAACTTCTGATAGAGTTGATAGAACTCCTGCATAGAAGTGTTGACTGGTTCTGTGTCCTCAAAACCAGATGGAGCATCTTGTTGTGTTGTCGGAGGGGGCGCAATTGGTTCTTCTGACAAGCTCACGGGACTTGAAACCAGTACAGCTAACTTATTATGACTGCACATTCAGTCAGCTGAATCATATCACGATCTGGTAACAATACTTTAGAAAAAAACAATTAACTTCTTGTTTTTTACCCAAACGCAACACAAACAAACTCTCAGCACACGCAAAGAGTGAATTTAGGAACTAGGCCAAGTGAGGATGTCATACGATCGCCTAAAAAATCCCTAATTATTGCAGAATTGCCTTTCCTTCAGATAATTAAGTGACCTCCAGAAGCGTTGTGTAATCACCTATTGAATGTTTCGGAAAAGCTGGCGTTGAGAAAATTAGTTGGTGCTTGAAGAGCGTAGACGCAGAACGTCTTGTCGTTAGACATCACACCAAAGCTGAATTTAGCTAAACTCCAGCCTGTTGAGTTTGTACTACCCACTGAAAAGGGCATTGCTGTGTACATTCTTAATTTACATTAGATTGGCCAAAATTGCTTGCTTGCTCATTCCGCTTCGCCGATGAAAGTAAACGTGACTTCTTTAATTCTCTATGTACATAGGATTACTGGCATTTTAGAGGACGATCGCCTGGGACAAAAACAAAATCACTAGAATTGCACTTGCGCCGGATAGAAAGTATTGTGACTGTAGCATTTTGGCGATCGCTCCCCTCAAATTGAATTATGCCAGTCGCCCCCGTAACCGCAAAATTCTTGTCTGCCAAAATTTGCTGAATACCTAACCGAGTCGGTTTTTGAGCTATGGCTTTACTGATTACCATGACTGCATCGTAGTTAGTTGCAGTTCGCCAAGTGATTTTTGTATTACTGGAGAAGGTTTTGTCATCGATTCGCCAGATGGTTTTAGCTTGCTGTGCAAACGGGGAGTTAATGTTATTTATGGGATGCCAGGCGATCGACCATACTGTTTGTTCGATTGCTGGTGAAGATATAACTTTACTTGGTGTCAGTAAGTCTGATCTGTTGAGACTATCACCTACAACAATTTGCAATCCGTTGACATTTGCTTCAATTACTTGTATTGCATGGGGAATTGCATTATACAATCCGACTCCAGCATCAGGAATTAATAAAATGGCGGTTGCACCTTGGTTTTGGGCTTGATTTAAAGCTTTTTCGGCATCAAAACTATCCGTTGCAAGATTAAAGCTGGATTGGTGGTCAAGAACTTTACCTTGAAGAGATTTTACCTCTTCTCGAAAAGCTTTTGATAGAGATTGGGTATACTCGCTCTCTTCACTCAGAAAAATTGCTACTTTCGGTTGTTTGAATTGCGAGAACAAAAAGCCGGCAATTTTTTTGGCGCTAATGCGATCGCTAGGGATAGTACGGAAAAAAAAAGGACTTTTGAGATTAGTGGAAGTACTACTACCAGAGATTAAAACTATTTGTGCTAGGCCGTAAATAGGTAAAGCTTGTTTAGTTGTGTCGCTACTGTAATGACCTAAAACTCCCAGTAAGTCTTCGTATTTTACTAAATTTTGGGCAACTTTGCGAGCATTATTCCCGGCTTTGCTGTTATCTCGATTACTGTCATCAGCAATGATAATTCTTAAAGGTAGGGAGGGTTGTTTATTTAGTAGCTCAGTCTGAGCTTGAGCTATACCTCTCAGTATTTCTAAACCAACATTAGTACTACGTTCTAAGGGGACTACTGCTGCGATGGTGTGAATTTTACTGCCTGGAAATTGTGTTTGAATTTTGGCATTATTCCAGTAAATGAGAGTTTCTGGATCGGTTTCTTTATTGAAGGCAATTTCAAATAAACGCGCTGCTTCTGCAAAATTTTTGCTCCGATATTCATCAATGGCTAATTGCTTGGTTGCTGGAGGTTGATTAGATTGCCAAAAACTTTGAGGAATTAAGCTTTCTTCCCCACAACTAAGATGATCGCCTTCGATATAGTCGCAAGTCCGCAGTGTAGTAACTGCCTTATAAAGCC is drawn from Aulosira sp. FACHB-615 and contains these coding sequences:
- a CDS encoding ATP synthase subunit I; this translates as MCSHNKLAVLVSSPVSLSEEPIAPPPTTQQDAPSGFEDTEPVNTSMQEFYQLYQKLLVITLVLTGIIFISVWIFYSLNIALNYLIGACTGVVYLKMLANDVERLGAEKNRLSKNRFALFIGLIILATQWNDLHVMPIFLGFLTYKATLLVYTVQTAFLPDS
- a CDS encoding bifunctional serine/threonine-protein kinase/ABC transporter substrate-binding protein — encoded protein: MLYCINPDCSQRENPDNCAVCQNCQTPLILQNRYIIKQPLQVDKYRYTEIFEIEDLLDNNKLKILKSLKQVTPKLLRLFEQEASILISLRHPGLPVGEILFPLVLNTGRQLRCLVMEKIPGENLQNWLSRNHYVKSYKTVINWLKQLTQILQFVHDNQFFHRDIKPANIMLCPNGKLVLIDFGTARQLTQTVINNQEITVIISPGYTAPEQCEGHAVLQSDFYALGQTCVYLLTGNNPTKADHKSHNWYNNIKDKQTPKRLIELIQTMTNSHPHRRPATTQVILNKISQIETNSQIQWRKFLLIGACGALVILGTKWLYKAVTTLRTCDYIEGDHLSCGEESLIPQSFWQSNQPPATKQLAIDEYRSKNFAEAARLFEIAFNKETDPETLIYWNNAKIQTQFPGSKIHTIAAVVPLERSTNVGLEILRGIAQAQTELLNKQPSLPLRIIIADDSNRDNSKAGNNARKVAQNLVKYEDLLGVLGHYSSDTTKQALPIYGLAQIVLISGSSTSTNLKSPFFFRTIPSDRISAKKIAGFLFSQFKQPKVAIFLSEESEYTQSLSKAFREEVKSLQGKVLDHQSSFNLATDSFDAEKALNQAQNQGATAILLIPDAGVGLYNAIPHAIQVIEANVNGLQIVVGDSLNRSDLLTPSKVISSPAIEQTVWSIAWHPINNINSPFAQQAKTIWRIDDKTFSSNTKITWRTATNYDAVMVISKAIAQKPTRLGIQQILADKNFAVTGATGIIQFEGSDRQNATVTILSIRRKCNSSDFVFVPGDRPLKCQ